Proteins co-encoded in one Nicotiana sylvestris chromosome 7, ASM39365v2, whole genome shotgun sequence genomic window:
- the LOC104217798 gene encoding trans-cinnamate 4-monooxygenase C4H1: MDLLLLEKTLIGLFFAIIVAIVVSKLRSKKFKLPPGPIPVPIFGNWLQVGDDLNHRNLTEYAKKFGDMFLLRMGQRNLVVVSSPELAKEVLHTQGVEFGSRTRNVVFDIFTGKGQDMVFTVYGEHWRKMRRIMTVPFFTNKVVQQYRRGWEDEVAHVVEDVKKNPESATNGIVLRKRLQLMMYNNMYRIMFDRRFESEDDPLFNKLKALNGERSRLAQSFEYNYGDFIPILRPFLRGYLKICKEVKQRRLQLFKDYFVDERKKLANTTKSMDNNALKCAIDHILEAEQKGEINEDNVLYIVENINVAAIETTLWSIEWGIAELVNHPEIQKKLRDEIDSVLGVGVQITEPELNKLPYLQAVIKETLRLRMAIPLLVPHMNLHDAKLAGYDIPAESKILVNAWWLANNPATWKKPEEFRPERFFEEEKHVEANGNDFRYLPFGVGRRSCPGIILALPILGITLGRLVQNFELLPPPGQSKLDTTEKGGQFSLHILKHSTIVMKPRSF, translated from the exons atggatcttctccttCTAGAGAAGACCCTTATAGGCTTATTCTTTGCTATCATTGTAGCTATAGTTGTTTCTAAGCTACGTAGCAAGAAATTTAAGTTGCCCCCAGGTCCAATTCCTGTGCCAATTTTTGGCAATTGGCTTCAAGTTGGTGATGATTTGAATCACAGAAACCTCACTGAATATGCCAAGAAATTTGGTGACATGTTCTTGTTAAGAATGGGACAGAGGAATCTTGTTGTTGTATCATCCCCTGAATTAGCCAAAGAAGTTTTGCATACACAAGGGGTTGAATTTGGATCAAGAACTAGGAATGTGGTGTTTGATATTTTCACTGGAAAAGGCCAAGATATGGTTTTTACAGTATATGGTGAACACTGGAGGAAGATGAGGAGGATTATGACAGTTCCATTTTTTACAAACAAAGTGGTGCAGCAGTATAGGCGTGGGTGGGAAGATGAAGTGGCACATGTTGTTGAGGATGTGAAGAAAAATCCAGAGTCAGCAACTAATGGGATTGTGTTGAGGAAAAGGTTGCAGCTTATGATGTACAATAACATGTACAGGATTATGTTTGATAGGAGGTTTGAGAGTGAGGATGATCCTTTGTTTAACAAGCTTAAGGCTTtgaatggggagaggagtagaTTGGCTCAGAGTTTTGAGTATAATTATGGTGATTTTATCCCTATTTTGAGACCTTTCTTGAGAGGTTACTTGAAGATATGTAAGGAAGTTAAGCAAAGGAGGTTGCAGCTTTTCAAAGATTACTTTGTTGATGAAAGAAA GAAACTTGCAAACACGACGAAGAGCATGGACAATAATGCGCTAAAGTGTGCCATTGATCACATTCTTGAGGCTGAACAGAAGGGAGAGATCAATGAGGATAATGTCCTTTACATTGTTGAGAACATCAATGTTGCCG CAATAGAAACTACACTGTGGTCAATTGAGTGGGGTATTGCTGAATTAGTGAACCACCCTGAAATCCAGAAGAAACTCCGTGACGAGATTGACAGTGTTCTTGGAGTAGGAGTGCAAATCACTGAGCCAGAACTCAACAAGCTTCCTTACCTTCAGGCTGTGATCAAGGAGACCCTTCGTCTCCGTATGGCAATCCCTCTTTTAGTCCCACACATGAACCTTCACGATGCGAAGCTTGCTGGATATGACATTCCCGCGGAGAGCAAGATCCTGGTAAACGCTTGGTGGCTGGCTAACAACCCCGCTACCTGGAAGAAGCCCGAAGAGTTTAGGCCAGAGAGGTTCTTCGAAGAGGAGAAGCACGTTGAGGCTAATGGCAATGACTTCAGATATCTTCCATTTGGTGTTGGCAGGAGGAGCTGCCCTGGAATTATCCTTGCATTGCCAATTCTTGGCATTACTTTGGGACGATTGGTGCAGAACTTTGAGCTGTTGCCTCCTCCAGGACAGTCAAAGCTTGACACAACAGAGAAAGGCGGGCAATTCAGTCTGCACATTTTGAAGCATTCCACCATTGTGATGAAACCAAGATCTTTTTAA